In Gopherus flavomarginatus isolate rGopFla2 chromosome 1, rGopFla2.mat.asm, whole genome shotgun sequence, a single genomic region encodes these proteins:
- the CAND1 gene encoding cullin-associated NEDD8-dissociated protein 1: protein MASASYHISNLLEKMTSSDKDFRFMATNDLMTELQKDSIKLDDDSERKVVKMILKLLEDKNGEVQNLAVKCLGPLVSKVKEYQVETIVDTLCTNMLSDKEQLRDISSIGLKTVIGELPPASSGSALAANVCKKITGRLTSAIAKQEDVSVQLEALDIMADMLSRQGGLLVNFHPSILTCLLPQLTSPRLAVRKRTIIALGHLVMSCGNIVFVDLIEHLLTELSKNDSMSTTRTYIQCIAAISRQAGHRIGEYLEKIIPLVVKFCNVDDDELREYCIQAFESFVRRCPKEVYPHVSTIINICLKYLTYDPNYNYDDEDEDENAMDADGGDDDDQGSDDEYSDDDDMSWKVRRAAAKCLDAVVSTRHEMLPEFYKTVSPALIARFKEREENVKADVFHAYLSLLKQTRPVQSWLCDPDAMEQGETPLTMLQSQVPNIVKALHKQMKEKSVKTRQCCFNMLTELVNVLPGALTQHIPVLVPGIIFSLNDKSSSSNLKIDALSCLYVILCNHSPQVFHPHVQALVPPVVACVGDPFYKITSEALLVTQQLVKVIRPLDQPSSFDATPYIKDLFTCTIKRLKAADIDQEVKERAISCMGQIICSLGDNLGTDLPTTLQIFLERLKNEITRLTTVKALTLIAGSPLKIDLRPILGEGVPILASFLRKNQRALKLGTLSALDILIKNYSDSLTAAMIDAVLDELPPLISESDMHVSQIAISFLTTLAKVYPSSLSKISGSILNELIGLVRSPLLQGGALSAMLEFFQALVVTGTNNLGYMDLLRMLTGPVYSQSTALTHKQSYYSIAKCVAALTRACPKEGPAVVGQFIQDVKNSRSTDSIRLLALLSLGEVGHHIDLSGQIELKSVILEAFSSPSEEVKSAASYALGSISVGNLPEYLPFVLQEITSQPKRQYLLLHSLKEIISSASVAGLKPYVENIWALLLKHCECAEEGTRNVVAECLGKLTLIDPETLLPRLKGYLASGSSYARSSVVTAVKFTISDHPQPIDPLLKNCIGDFLKTLEDPDLNVRRVALVTFNSAAHNKPSLIRDLLDTVLPHLYNETKVRKELIREVEMGPFKHTVDDGLDIRKAAFECMYTLLDSCLDRLDIFEFLNHVEDGLKDHYDIKMLTFLMLVRLSTLCPSAVLQRLDRLVEPLRATCTTKVKANSVKQEFEKQDELKRSAMRAVAALLTIPEAEKSPLMSEFQSQISSNPELAAIFESIQKDSSSTNLESMDTS from the exons GATCTGCATTAGCGGCTAATGTTTGTAAAAAGATCACAGGGCGTCTTACAAGTGCTATAGCCAAGCAGGAAGATGTGTCTGTCCAATTAGAGGCCTTGGATATCATGGCTGATATGCTGAGCAG GCAAGGAGGACTGCTTGTTAACTTCCATCCTTCAATTCTGACCTGTCTGCTCCCCCAGCTGACTAGTCCCAGGCttgctgtgaggaaaagaacCATCATTGCTCTTGGTCACCTGGTTATGAGTTGTGGCAATATAGTTTTTGTTGACCTCATTGAACATCTGTTGACAGAGCTGTCTAAAAATGATTCGATGTCAACAACTAGGACCTATATACAGTGTATTGCTGCTATCAGTAGGCAAGCAGGTCATAGAATAG GTGAATATCTTGAGAAAATAATCCCTTTAGTGGTAaaattttgtaatgtagatgaTGATGAACTAAGAGAATATTGCATTCAAGCTTTTGAATCTTTTGTTAGGAG ATGTCCTAAGGAAGTTTATCCTCATGTGTCTACCATTATAAACATTTGTCTTAAATACCTTACCTATGATCCTAATTACAATTATGATGATGAAGATGAAGATGAAAATGCCATGGATGCtgatggtggtgatgatgatgatcaaG GGAGTGATGATGAATATAGTGATGATGACGATATGAGCTGGAAAGTGAGACGTGCAGCAGCTAAATGTTTAGATGCTGTGGTTAGCACACGACATGAAATGCTTCCAGAATTCTACAAGACCGTATCTCCTGCTTTAATAGCCAGATTCAAAGAGCGTGAGGAGAATGTAAAAGCAGATGTTTTCCATGCGTAtctttctcttttaaaacaaactcGACCTGTGCAGAGTTGGCTGTGTGATCCTGATGCAATGGAACAAGGAGAGACACCTTTGACAATGCTTCAGAGTCAG GTTCCCAACATAGTTAAAGCCTTGCACAAACAGATGAAGGAGAAGAGTGTGAAGACTCGTCAATGTTGTTTTAACATGCTAACTGAGCTGGTAAATGTTTTACCTGGAGCCCTAACACAACACATTCCTGTACTtgtgccag GGATAATTTTTTCACTGAATGACAAATCAAGTTCCTCTAATTTGAAGATTGATGCTTTGTCTTGTCTGTATGTGATCCTGTGTAACCATTCTCCCCAAGTCTTCCATCCTCATGTTCAAGCACTGGTGCCTCCAGTTGTAGCTTGTGTTGGAGACCCTTTTTACAAGATAACATCAGAGGCACTTCTGGTTACACAGCAGCTTGTGAAGGTCATTCGTCCTTTAGACCAGCCTTCTTCCTTTGATGCCACACCTTACATCAAAGATTTGTTTACTTGCACCATCAAGAGACTGAAGGCTGCTGACATTGATCAGGAAGTAAAAGAGAGGGCTATCTCCTGTATGGGCCAGATCATCTGCAGCCTTGGTGATAATCTGGGCACTGACCTGCCTACTACGCTTCAGATCTTCCTAGAGAGACTAAAGAATGAGATTACTCGCTTAACTACAGTGAAGGCTTTGACGCTGATTGCTGGCTCTCCTTTGAAGATAGATCTGAGACCAatccttggggaaggggttccTATCCTTGCCTCTTTCCTCAGAAAGAACCAGCGAGCTTTGAAACTAGGCACGCTTTCCGCTCTAGATATCTTAATTAAAAATTACAGTGACAGCTTGACAGCTGCCATGATTGATGCTGTCCTGGATGAGCTTCCACCTCTTATCAGTGAAAGTGATATGCACGTTTCACAGATAGCCATCAGTTTTCTGACTACACTGGCTAAAGTGTATCCTTCCTCCCTCTCAAAGATCAGTGGGTCTATTCTTAATGAACTTATTGGCCTGGTGAGATCACCATTATTGCAGGGTGGAGCACTTAGTGCTATGCTAGAATTTTTCCAAGCTTTGGTTGTGACTGGAACAAATAACTTAGGATATATGGATTTATTACGCATGTTAACAGGGCCAGTGTACTCGCAGAGCACTGCACTTACTCACAAGCAGTCTTATTATTCCATTGCCAAATGTGTAGCTGCTCTTACACGCGCTTGCCCTAAAGAGGGACCAGCTGTAGTAGGTCAGTTCATTCAAGATGTCAAGAATTCAAGGTCCACAGATTCCATTCGTCTCTTAGCTTTGCTGTCTCTTGGGGAAGTTGGGCATCATATTGATCTAAGTGGACAAATTGAGCTCAAGTCTGTAATACTAGAAGCATTCTCCTCTCCAAGTGAAGAAGTCAAATCTGCAGCATCTTATGCCCTTGGCAGTATTAGTGTTGGCAATCTTCCTGAATATCTACCATTTGTCTTACAAGAAATAACCAGTCAACCTAAGAGGCAATACCTACTTCTCCATTCCTTGAAAGAAATAATTAGCTCTGCATCAGTGGCAGGCCTCAAACCATATGTTGAGAACATCTGGGCCTTACTGCTGAAACACTGTGAGTGTGCAGAAGAGGGTACCAGAAATGTTGTTGCTGAATGCTTGGGCAAGCTTACGTTAATAGACCCAGAGACTCTGCTACCACGGCTCAAGGGATATTTGGCATCAG GGTCATCATATGCTCGAAGTTCAGTGGTTACGGCTGTGAAGTTCACGATTTCCGATCATCCACAACCCATAGATCCACTATTAAAGAACTGCATAG GTGATTTTCTAAAAACATTGGAAGACCCAGATCTCAATGTAAGGAGAGTGGCCCTAGTGAcgtttaattcagcagcacacaATAAACCATCATTAATAAGAGACCTTTTAGATACTGTGCTTCCTCATCTTTACAATGAAACAAAAGTCAGAAAGGAACTAATAAGAGAG GTGGAAATGGGACCATTCAAGCATACAGTTGATGatgggttggacattagaaagGCAGCTTTTGAGTGCATGTACACTCTTTTAGATAGCTGTCTGGATAGGCTAGACATATTTGAATTCCTAAACCATGTTGAAGATGGTTTGAAGGATCATTATGACATTAAG ATGCTAACGTTTCTAATGTTGGTGAGACTGTCTACTCTTTGTCCAAGTGCAGTACTGCAGAGATTGGATAGGCTTGTTGAACCCTTACGTGCCACATGTACAACAAAG GTAAAGGCAAACTCAGTGAAACAGGAGTTTGAAAAACAAGATGAACTGAAGCGGTCTGCCATGAGGGCAGTAGCAGCCCTTCTAACCATTCCAGAAGCAGAGAAGAGTCCATTAATGAGTGAATTTCAATCACAGATAAGCTCTAATCCTGAGCTGGCAGCCATCTTTGAAAGTATCCAGAAAGATTCATCATCCACTAACTTAGAATCAATGGACACTAGTTAG